The proteins below come from a single Ruegeria sp. SCSIO 43209 genomic window:
- a CDS encoding electron transfer flavoprotein subunit alpha/FixB family protein, with protein MAVLLLAEVNNGELSVDATAKTVAAVKSLGEITVLAAGGSAAAAGEAAAKIDGVSKVLVAEDASLGHRLAESTAALIVGLADGYEHIVAPATTDAKNVMPRVAALLDVMVISDASGVVDATTFERPIYAGNAIQTVKSNDAKKVVTIRTASFDAAGEGGSAAVETISVGENPGLSSWVEDKVAESDRPELTSAGVVVSGGRGVGSEDDFKLIEGLADKLGAAVGASRAAVDSGYAPNDWQVGQTGKVVAPDLYVAVGISGAIQHLAGMKDSKVIVAINKDEEAPIFQVADFGLVADLFQAVPELTEKLG; from the coding sequence ATGGCTGTTCTTCTTCTCGCAGAGGTTAACAATGGTGAGCTGTCGGTTGACGCCACAGCCAAGACCGTTGCCGCTGTCAAATCGCTGGGTGAAATCACCGTTCTGGCCGCAGGTGGTTCTGCCGCTGCTGCTGGTGAGGCCGCTGCCAAGATCGATGGCGTATCCAAGGTTCTGGTCGCTGAAGACGCCTCGCTGGGTCATCGCCTGGCGGAATCGACCGCAGCCCTGATCGTGGGTCTGGCCGATGGGTACGAGCATATCGTTGCCCCTGCCACCACCGACGCCAAGAACGTGATGCCGCGCGTTGCAGCCCTGCTGGACGTGATGGTGATCTCGGACGCGTCCGGCGTGGTCGATGCCACCACTTTCGAGCGTCCGATCTATGCGGGTAACGCGATCCAGACCGTGAAATCGAACGACGCCAAGAAAGTCGTGACCATCCGGACCGCCAGCTTCGATGCGGCGGGCGAAGGTGGTTCGGCGGCGGTCGAGACCATCTCGGTCGGCGAAAACCCCGGCCTGTCGTCGTGGGTCGAGGACAAGGTTGCTGAAAGCGACCGTCCTGAACTGACTTCGGCTGGTGTTGTTGTTTCGGGTGGCCGTGGTGTGGGCTCGGAAGACGACTTCAAACTGATCGAAGGCCTGGCCGATAAGCTGGGAGCCGCCGTTGGTGCCTCACGCGCCGCAGTTGACTCGGGCTACGCCCCGAACGACTGGCAGGTGGGTCAGACCGGTAAAGTTGTTGCCCCTGACCTGTATGTTGCAGTCGGCATCTCGGGTGCGATCCAGCACCTGGCGGGCATGAAGGACTCCAAGGTCATCGTTGCGATCAACAAGGACGAAGAAGCGCCGATCTTCCAGGTCGCAGACTTCGGTCTGGTCGCAGACCTGTTCCAGGCCGTGCCGGAACTCACCGAAAAACTCGGCTGA
- a CDS encoding DUF6473 family protein: MSYQSINAVHSAETTCEYENSKLRFRGPQRALNNPYVACLGGEETFGRFVETPFPNELERRLDRRCLNLGSLFCGVEALTQDKGLLEIANRSDICVLQLPGMLGLSNRFYRVHPRRNDRFVAPNADLVALYPEEDFTDVHFVQHLLNRLSARSDARIELVEQELRNVWIEKLGKFLAEVGPPVLLLHLQVERSDLDSTPGDGFAINPEMIEPLRPHCTDILSLQVQVSGVSDELEDMLFGTLQQPIAEHMIGPATHRNIAGSLAQVINDLSV, from the coding sequence ATGAGCTATCAATCGATCAATGCGGTCCATTCCGCGGAAACGACGTGCGAATATGAAAATTCGAAACTACGTTTCAGGGGCCCTCAAAGGGCGTTGAACAACCCCTATGTGGCATGTTTGGGGGGCGAAGAGACTTTTGGCCGTTTCGTGGAAACCCCCTTTCCCAATGAGTTGGAACGTCGTCTGGATCGTCGATGCCTCAACCTTGGCAGCCTGTTCTGCGGTGTCGAAGCGTTGACGCAGGACAAAGGGCTACTGGAGATCGCAAACCGATCTGATATATGCGTCCTGCAGTTACCCGGCATGCTGGGGCTATCGAACCGATTCTACCGGGTGCACCCACGACGCAATGACCGTTTCGTTGCGCCAAATGCCGATCTGGTTGCGCTGTATCCCGAAGAAGATTTTACGGATGTCCATTTTGTACAGCACTTGCTGAACCGCCTGTCGGCACGCTCGGATGCCCGAATTGAACTTGTGGAACAAGAGTTGCGCAATGTCTGGATCGAAAAGCTCGGCAAGTTTCTTGCAGAAGTAGGCCCGCCCGTCCTGCTTTTGCATCTGCAAGTGGAGAGGAGCGATTTGGATTCGACACCGGGTGACGGCTTTGCAATCAACCCCGAGATGATTGAGCCTTTGAGACCCCATTGTACGGATATTTTGTCCTTGCAGGTTCAGGTGTCCGGCGTATCCGATGAGCTTGAAGACATGTTGTTTGGCACACTGCAACAACCGATTGCCGAGCATATGATCGGCCCAGCCACACATCGCAATATCGCTGGCTCACTTGCCCAAGTGATCAACGACCTGAGCGTATAA
- a CDS encoding 3-hydroxybutyryl-CoA dehydrogenase, whose product MDVKSVGVIGAGQMGNGIAHVMALAEYDVLLNDVSQDALNSAMATIETNLARQASRGKISDDAVKSALGRITTTLNLPDLGQTDLVIEAATERETVKQAIFEDLLPHLQPHTILTSNTSSISITRLASRTDRPERFMGFHFMNPVPVMQLVELIRGIATDEATFNSCKAVVDRLGKTSASAEDFPAFIVNRILMPMINEAVYTLYEGVGNVQSIDQSMKLGANHPMGPLELADFIGLDTCLAIMNVLHDGLADTKYRPCPLLTKYVEAGWLGRKTERGFYDYRGEVPVPTR is encoded by the coding sequence ATGGACGTAAAATCAGTCGGAGTGATCGGCGCTGGACAGATGGGTAACGGGATTGCTCATGTTATGGCGTTGGCAGAGTATGATGTTCTACTGAACGATGTCAGCCAGGACGCGCTAAACAGCGCGATGGCAACCATTGAAACCAACCTGGCGCGTCAAGCGTCGCGCGGCAAAATCTCGGATGATGCAGTGAAATCCGCGTTGGGTCGGATCACAACGACGCTGAATCTGCCGGATTTGGGGCAGACCGATCTTGTAATCGAAGCCGCGACCGAGCGGGAAACGGTTAAACAGGCAATCTTTGAAGACCTGTTGCCGCACCTACAGCCACATACGATCCTGACATCGAACACTTCGTCGATCTCAATTACCCGGCTGGCCAGCCGCACCGACCGGCCCGAACGTTTCATGGGATTCCACTTCATGAACCCGGTCCCTGTGATGCAGCTCGTCGAGTTGATCCGGGGCATCGCCACCGATGAAGCAACCTTTAACTCCTGTAAAGCCGTAGTGGACCGGCTTGGCAAAACCTCAGCCAGCGCCGAAGATTTTCCGGCCTTTATCGTGAATCGCATTCTGATGCCCATGATCAATGAGGCGGTTTACACATTGTATGAAGGTGTCGGGAATGTGCAGTCCATTGACCAATCGATGAAACTGGGCGCAAACCACCCTATGGGCCCATTGGAACTGGCGGACTTCATCGGCTTGGATACCTGTCTGGCGATCATGAACGTGCTGCATGACGGGCTGGCAGACACCAAGTATCGTCCCTGCCCGCTGTTGACGAAATATGTCGAAGCCGGATGGCTGGGGCGCAAGACGGAACGTGGGTTTTATGATTATCGAGGCGAGGTTCCGGTACCGACACGATAG
- a CDS encoding lysophospholipid acyltransferase family protein produces the protein MAETTHDTKTGPVVDHDTDQGEIYDRRTLTYANSFDDAWTSTAIRAIEWCTGKLTILRMVNKFEKQNERYRGQKFWGGALKTMGIELTTPAEQIARIPKEGPVVVVANHPHGMVDGMIFAELIGRVRSDYRILTRSVLTGLDEAATSFMIPVPFPHDPEAQAKMLEMRSKTMKHLADGGVVALFPSGVVMSSDDWFGPAIEREWNVFTAKMIRRSGAKVVPIFFPGSNSRWYQIANRISPILRQGLLLHEIVRSCNRPQSPVIGDPISDKDMDLLERDPRGFMAWLRDHTMALGKTLKS, from the coding sequence TTGGCGGAAACCACGCACGATACCAAGACAGGTCCTGTAGTGGATCACGACACCGATCAGGGTGAAATCTACGACCGCAGAACCCTGACCTACGCCAACTCGTTTGACGATGCCTGGACGTCTACGGCCATTCGCGCCATCGAATGGTGCACAGGCAAGCTGACCATCTTGCGCATGGTCAACAAGTTCGAGAAGCAGAACGAACGCTATCGAGGTCAGAAGTTCTGGGGCGGTGCGCTCAAGACCATGGGTATCGAGCTGACAACCCCAGCCGAACAGATCGCCCGCATCCCAAAAGAAGGCCCCGTAGTGGTCGTCGCGAACCATCCGCACGGCATGGTTGATGGCATGATCTTCGCTGAACTCATCGGCCGGGTCCGCAGTGACTATCGCATCCTGACCCGCTCAGTCCTGACCGGGTTGGATGAAGCTGCGACCTCATTCATGATCCCGGTGCCGTTCCCGCATGATCCTGAAGCGCAGGCCAAGATGCTCGAGATGCGCAGCAAGACGATGAAACATCTGGCAGATGGGGGCGTTGTCGCGTTATTCCCGTCAGGTGTTGTGATGTCTTCGGATGATTGGTTCGGACCAGCCATCGAGCGGGAGTGGAATGTCTTCACCGCGAAGATGATCCGTAGGTCGGGTGCCAAGGTCGTGCCGATCTTCTTCCCCGGCAGCAACTCGCGCTGGTATCAAATTGCCAACCGGATATCGCCCATCCTGCGCCAGGGCCTACTGCTGCACGAAATCGTCCGATCCTGCAACAGGCCCCAGTCGCCGGTGATCGGTGACCCGATTTCGGATAAAGACATGGACCTGCTGGAACGCGACCCCCGCGGTTTCATGGCATGGCTCCGTGATCACACCATGGCGCTGGGCAAGACGCTCAAATCCTGA
- a CDS encoding HPr family phosphocarrier protein, with protein MTTKSLKIINEKGLHARASAKLVEVVEGFDARAEVSRDGLSASGDSIMGLLMLAASRGSTIDVETSGPDAEALAEALETLVNDKFGEGF; from the coding sequence ATGACGACCAAGAGTTTGAAAATTATCAATGAAAAGGGCCTTCACGCCCGCGCTTCTGCCAAGCTGGTCGAGGTGGTCGAGGGCTTTGATGCGCGCGCCGAGGTGTCACGAGACGGGCTTTCTGCCTCGGGCGACAGTATCATGGGCCTTTTGATGTTGGCAGCGTCGCGCGGAAGCACTATTGACGTCGAGACGTCCGGCCCGGATGCTGAGGCGTTGGCAGAGGCTTTGGAAACATTGGTGAACGATAAGTTCGGCGAAGGGTTCTGA
- a CDS encoding PTS sugar transporter subunit IIA codes for MIGIVIVAHGGLAQEYLAATQHVVGKQPGLVAIPIEADHDREAKQVEICRAADEVDMGDGVVVVTDLFGGSPSNLSLRACAPQDRRILYGANLPMLIKLAKSRHLPLAEAVRLALEAGRKYINAQNVTLD; via the coding sequence GTGATCGGGATCGTTATTGTTGCACATGGTGGGTTGGCTCAGGAGTATCTTGCGGCCACGCAGCATGTGGTTGGAAAGCAACCCGGACTGGTGGCCATCCCGATAGAAGCCGACCATGATCGCGAAGCGAAACAAGTTGAAATCTGCCGCGCGGCGGACGAGGTCGATATGGGCGATGGCGTCGTTGTGGTGACCGATCTGTTCGGCGGCAGCCCCTCGAATCTGAGCCTGCGTGCATGTGCGCCACAAGACCGGCGAATCCTTTACGGGGCCAACCTTCCCATGCTGATCAAACTGGCCAAAAGTCGCCACTTGCCACTGGCCGAGGCCGTGCGTTTGGCTTTGGAAGCTGGACGAAAGTACATCAATGCGCAAAATGTGACATTGGATTGA
- the rapZ gene encoding RNase adapter RapZ, with the protein MTAQQRVVLITGPSGAGRSTAIHVLEDLGFEAIDNLPMGLLARLVDNSEPARPMALGIDARNRDFSTTGFIELAAKLGRMENVDLTILYLDCRDEVLLRRFSETRRRHPVATDASPETGICQEKELLAPIREFADTLIDTSALNVHQLREEVERWFAPKGGRHLAVSIESFSYKRGLPRGLDMVFDCRFLANPYWRPELRDADGRNSDVAAYVQSDANYGVFFDRVVDLLIELLPAFREEGKAHLSVAFGCTGGQHRSVAVAEAVAKALAEGGQQVAIRHREMERRALNVRPE; encoded by the coding sequence ATGACAGCACAACAGCGCGTCGTTCTGATAACAGGTCCTTCCGGTGCAGGGCGATCGACCGCAATTCATGTGCTTGAAGATCTGGGGTTCGAGGCGATTGACAACCTGCCGATGGGGTTGCTGGCTCGCCTCGTCGACAATTCGGAGCCTGCGCGCCCAATGGCTTTGGGTATCGACGCGCGCAACCGCGATTTTTCAACCACCGGGTTTATCGAACTTGCCGCCAAACTGGGCCGGATGGAGAATGTCGACCTGACGATCCTCTATCTGGATTGCCGGGACGAGGTGCTGCTGCGTCGCTTCTCGGAGACCCGCCGCCGTCACCCGGTTGCGACTGATGCCAGCCCGGAAACCGGCATTTGTCAGGAAAAGGAACTGTTAGCCCCAATTCGCGAGTTTGCCGACACGCTGATCGACACCAGCGCGTTGAATGTGCATCAGCTGCGGGAAGAGGTCGAACGCTGGTTCGCCCCAAAGGGCGGGCGGCATCTGGCGGTGTCGATCGAATCCTTCTCGTACAAGCGGGGCTTGCCGCGCGGTTTGGACATGGTGTTCGATTGCCGGTTTCTGGCCAATCCATACTGGCGGCCTGAACTGCGGGATGCGGATGGTCGAAACTCGGATGTGGCGGCCTATGTTCAATCAGATGCAAACTATGGCGTCTTCTTTGACCGGGTGGTCGACCTGCTGATCGAACTGCTTCCGGCCTTCCGTGAGGAAGGCAAAGCGCACCTTTCAGTTGCATTTGGGTGCACCGGAGGGCAGCACCGCTCGGTCGCGGTGGCTGAAGCAGTTGCAAAGGCCCTTGCAGAAGGGGGGCAGCAGGTGGCAATTAGGCATCGCGAAATGGAACGACGCGCGTTGAATGTGAGGCCGGAGTGA
- a CDS encoding HPr kinase/phosphorylase, with amino-acid sequence MSTTPLSEIAGQGSACIHGTCVVVQEKGLLIIGASGTGKSSLALQMMALGAQLVADDRVELTGQADHVMAAGLPQIRGLIEARGIGLLRAEAARPVRLAFVVDMDQPEPARLPEPAEILVLKQTVPLLRGAGVPNLAAGLIQLVKMGRVAPEWPNT; translated from the coding sequence ATGAGCACCACCCCACTTTCTGAGATAGCGGGTCAAGGGTCGGCCTGCATTCATGGGACCTGTGTTGTGGTTCAGGAAAAAGGCTTATTGATCATTGGCGCCTCGGGTACGGGCAAATCTTCTTTGGCGCTACAGATGATGGCGCTTGGGGCGCAGCTTGTCGCGGATGACCGGGTCGAATTGACTGGACAGGCCGATCACGTGATGGCAGCTGGACTTCCGCAGATCCGCGGCCTGATTGAAGCGCGCGGCATCGGGTTACTGCGAGCTGAAGCCGCGAGGCCGGTCCGATTGGCATTTGTTGTGGATATGGACCAACCCGAGCCCGCGCGATTACCTGAACCCGCTGAAATTCTTGTGTTGAAGCAAACTGTTCCCTTGCTTCGGGGGGCTGGCGTGCCCAATTTGGCTGCAGGACTTATTCAACTTGTGAAAATGGGGCGCGTAGCCCCGGAATGGCCGAATACATGA
- a CDS encoding sensor histidine kinase, which produces MRDTEQANQVHDADVVLGDDWVIPQDPDAAELQAKRSRRNLFSMRYSPLARRIITFNLIALVILVAGLLYLDDTRKERVQQTAQNLVGDAQLVSNVFETQLRQPSANGAGTLDVRDTLAGLSLPEGGEVFVYDGTGTLIGWTRGASMADKLPSLLHQDADSATGSTLISDALNAVWNGVSAVFSGSSESEAPTLAQRVQEMIPQALNGGLQVQAVHDDKGKTVIVAVAPILLDDTPVGAVAMAGPAGEIDALARKEQERILQMFVVALLVSIGLSLVLASTIANPLADLAAAAEMGKDRGAGVNPGRIRIPDLSARPDEIGRLSQALRGMVTALYNRIDANEQFAADVAHEIKNPLASLQSAVGTMRMVKRDDQREKLLGVIEHDVRRLDRLVSDISNASRLDAELVKEEEQPFDLLNLLGNISQFLGEDARSKGIEYITDLPSDPIVVNGLEARLAQVFVNLITNAISFCEDKDAIRVWVRRRDNRVLVVVEDTGPGIPDQALTKIFKRFYSERPEEHFGNNSGLGLAISKQIVEAHGGVIWAENIRPTEADITSDPLGARFVVGLPV; this is translated from the coding sequence GTGCGCGATACTGAACAAGCCAACCAAGTGCACGACGCAGACGTCGTTCTTGGGGATGACTGGGTCATCCCCCAAGACCCTGATGCTGCCGAGCTACAGGCCAAGCGTTCGCGACGAAACCTGTTTTCGATGCGCTATTCGCCCCTGGCGCGCAGGATTATCACCTTCAACCTCATTGCCCTTGTCATTTTGGTTGCAGGGCTGCTGTATCTGGACGACACGCGAAAAGAACGGGTTCAACAGACCGCGCAGAACCTGGTCGGTGATGCGCAACTTGTCAGCAACGTTTTTGAAACCCAGCTGCGTCAACCCTCTGCCAATGGTGCAGGCACATTGGATGTCCGTGATACGCTAGCGGGTCTCAGCTTGCCCGAAGGCGGCGAGGTTTTTGTTTATGACGGCACGGGCACTCTGATCGGTTGGACACGCGGGGCGTCCATGGCCGACAAATTGCCCAGCCTTTTGCATCAGGACGCCGACAGCGCCACTGGAAGCACTTTGATCAGCGACGCATTGAATGCGGTTTGGAATGGTGTGTCTGCGGTCTTTAGCGGTTCTTCCGAAAGCGAGGCTCCGACGCTGGCGCAACGGGTGCAGGAAATGATCCCGCAGGCGCTGAACGGCGGATTGCAAGTACAGGCCGTGCACGACGATAAAGGCAAGACGGTGATTGTCGCCGTGGCCCCGATCCTATTGGACGATACGCCTGTGGGTGCCGTTGCTATGGCGGGCCCGGCGGGCGAGATCGATGCGCTGGCCCGCAAGGAGCAAGAGCGGATCCTGCAGATGTTTGTGGTGGCACTGCTGGTCTCGATCGGTCTGAGCCTCGTTTTGGCCTCAACGATTGCCAATCCTCTTGCTGATCTGGCCGCCGCTGCCGAGATGGGCAAGGACCGCGGAGCCGGAGTGAACCCCGGACGTATCCGCATCCCGGATCTCAGTGCGCGCCCGGATGAAATCGGCCGTCTGAGCCAGGCTTTGCGCGGGATGGTCACGGCGCTTTATAACCGCATTGACGCGAACGAACAATTTGCGGCCGATGTCGCGCATGAGATCAAGAACCCGTTGGCCAGCCTGCAATCCGCCGTGGGCACCATGCGCATGGTAAAACGCGATGATCAGCGCGAAAAGCTATTGGGCGTGATTGAGCATGATGTGCGGCGATTGGATCGACTGGTCAGCGATATCTCGAACGCATCGCGGCTGGACGCGGAACTGGTGAAAGAAGAAGAGCAGCCCTTTGACCTGCTCAATCTGCTTGGCAATATCAGTCAGTTTCTGGGTGAAGATGCCCGTTCGAAAGGCATCGAATATATCACTGACCTTCCCTCGGACCCCATCGTGGTCAACGGGCTCGAGGCGCGTCTGGCGCAGGTCTTTGTCAACCTGATCACCAATGCGATTTCGTTCTGTGAGGACAAAGACGCCATCCGGGTCTGGGTCCGCCGTCGTGACAACCGCGTGCTCGTGGTGGTTGAAGACACCGGTCCCGGCATTCCTGATCAGGCGCTGACCAAGATCTTCAAGCGTTTCTACTCCGAACGCCCCGAAGAGCATTTCGGCAACAATTCGGGCCTTGGATTGGCGATTTCGAAACAAATCGTCGAGGCGCATGGTGGTGTGATCTGGGCAGAAAACATCCGTCCGACCGAAGCCGATATCACCTCGGACCCGCTAGGTGCGCGGTTTGTTGTCGGGCTTCCCGTCTAG
- a CDS encoding response regulator transcription factor, producing the protein MSKIALVDDDRNILTSVSMTLEAEGFEVETYNDGQAALDAFNKKLPDMAVLDIKMPRMDGMDLLQRLRQKTQMPVIFLTSKDDEIDEVLGLRMGADDYVKKPFSQRLLVERIRALLRRQEAVDGDVTNAASGDTKVMERGELRMDPLRHAVSWKGNDVSLTVTEFLLLQALAQRPGFVKSRDQLMDVAYDDQVYVDDRTIDSHIKRLRKKMRAADPEFSAIETLYGIGYRYNEE; encoded by the coding sequence ATGTCAAAGATTGCACTGGTGGACGACGACAGAAATATCCTGACGTCTGTGTCCATGACACTCGAAGCCGAAGGGTTTGAGGTCGAAACATACAACGATGGTCAGGCTGCGCTGGACGCTTTCAACAAAAAGCTGCCAGACATGGCCGTACTGGATATCAAGATGCCGCGGATGGACGGCATGGATCTGCTGCAAAGGCTGCGGCAGAAAACCCAGATGCCCGTGATTTTTCTGACCTCCAAAGATGACGAGATTGACGAGGTTCTGGGTCTGCGCATGGGTGCAGATGACTACGTCAAAAAACCATTCTCTCAGCGGCTGCTGGTCGAACGGATTCGCGCCTTGTTGCGCCGTCAGGAAGCGGTCGATGGTGATGTGACCAACGCGGCCTCGGGCGATACAAAAGTGATGGAGCGGGGCGAGCTGCGGATGGACCCGCTGCGCCACGCAGTCAGCTGGAAAGGCAATGATGTCTCGCTGACAGTTACCGAGTTTCTGCTGCTGCAGGCCTTGGCGCAACGTCCGGGCTTTGTCAAAAGCCGCGATCAGCTGATGGATGTGGCTTATGATGATCAGGTCTACGTGGATGACCGGACCATTGACAGCCATATCAAGCGTCTGCGTAAGAAGATGCGCGCCGCCGATCCCGAGTTTTCGGCGATAGAAACGCTGTACGGTATCGGGTATCGTTACAACGAAGAATAG
- a CDS encoding phosphoenolpyruvate carboxykinase, translating into MTSGRVNPQFRLEDQGIEGLGNVYYNFMEPALIEEALKRGEGTLGNGGAFLVTTGKFTGRSPKDKHVVKTDSVADSIWWENNAAMSPEGFDALYEDMLTHMKGRDYFVQDLVGGADPSYSINVRMVTELAWHNLFIRHLLRRPDREDLDDFTADFTIINCPSFQADPKKHGCRSETVIALNFDRKLILIGGTEYAGENKKSVFTLLNYMLPEKGVMPMHCSANHAVGNPVDTAVFFGLSGTGKTTLSADPSRTLIGDDEHGWSDRGTFNFEGGCYAKTINLNAEAEPEIYATTSKFGTVIENMVFDPETKELDFNDDSLTANMRCAYPLEYISNASKTALGGHPKNIIMLTCDAFGVLPPIARLTPAQAMYHFLSGFTSKVAGTERGVTEPQPTFSTCFGAPFMPRRPEAYGNLLRDKIAQHGATCWLVNTGWTGGAYGVGSRMPIKATRALLTAALEGSLTDAEFRKDANFGFDVPVSVPGVPEVLLDPRRTWDDQEAFDKQAEKLVHMFAENFEQYLPFIDEDIKAVAIG; encoded by the coding sequence ATGACATCTGGACGGGTTAACCCGCAATTCCGCCTCGAAGATCAGGGCATCGAGGGTCTGGGCAATGTCTATTACAACTTCATGGAACCGGCGCTGATCGAAGAAGCGCTGAAGCGCGGCGAAGGCACCCTTGGCAATGGCGGCGCCTTTCTGGTCACCACCGGCAAATTCACTGGCCGCTCGCCCAAGGACAAGCATGTCGTCAAGACAGACAGTGTTGCCGACAGCATCTGGTGGGAAAACAACGCCGCCATGAGCCCTGAAGGTTTTGACGCGCTCTATGAAGATATGCTGACCCATATGAAAGGCCGCGACTACTTCGTTCAGGACCTCGTGGGCGGGGCTGATCCCAGCTACTCGATCAATGTGCGCATGGTAACCGAGCTGGCGTGGCACAACCTGTTCATCCGCCACCTGCTGCGCCGCCCGGATCGTGAGGATCTGGATGATTTCACGGCTGACTTTACTATCATCAACTGTCCCAGCTTCCAGGCGGACCCCAAAAAGCATGGCTGCCGCAGCGAAACGGTGATTGCACTGAACTTTGATCGCAAGCTGATCCTGATCGGCGGCACCGAATACGCCGGCGAGAACAAGAAGTCCGTCTTCACCCTGCTGAACTATATGCTGCCCGAAAAAGGCGTGATGCCGATGCACTGCTCGGCTAACCACGCGGTTGGCAACCCGGTCGACACCGCCGTATTCTTCGGCCTGTCCGGCACCGGCAAGACCACCCTGTCTGCCGACCCGTCGCGCACCTTGATCGGTGATGACGAACACGGTTGGTCGGATCGAGGCACCTTCAACTTTGAAGGTGGTTGCTATGCCAAGACCATCAACCTGAACGCCGAGGCCGAACCAGAAATCTACGCCACCACCTCGAAATTTGGCACCGTGATCGAGAACATGGTTTTTGATCCCGAGACCAAAGAGCTGGATTTCAACGACGACTCTCTGACTGCGAATATGCGCTGCGCCTACCCGTTGGAATACATCTCCAACGCGTCGAAAACTGCATTGGGCGGGCATCCTAAGAACATCATCATGTTGACCTGCGATGCGTTCGGCGTTTTGCCTCCGATCGCTCGGTTGACGCCTGCGCAGGCGATGTATCACTTCCTTTCCGGCTTTACCTCGAAGGTCGCCGGGACCGAACGTGGCGTGACCGAACCGCAGCCCACCTTCTCGACCTGCTTTGGCGCGCCCTTTATGCCACGCCGCCCCGAGGCTTATGGCAACCTTCTACGCGATAAGATTGCTCAGCATGGCGCGACCTGCTGGTTGGTCAACACCGGCTGGACTGGAGGTGCCTACGGCGTGGGCAGCCGCATGCCAATTAAGGCCACCCGCGCGCTGCTGACGGCTGCACTGGAAGGATCACTGACCGATGCGGAATTCCGCAAGGACGCCAATTTCGGCTTCGATGTGCCGGTCTCTGTCCCTGGTGTGCCCGAGGTCTTGCTGGATCCGCGCCGCACCTGGGACGATCAGGAAGCCTTCGACAAACAGGCGGAAAAGCTGGTGCACATGTTCGCGGAAAACTTCGAGCAGTACCTGCCCTTCATCGACGAAGACATCAAAGCTGTCGCGATCGGTTGA
- a CDS encoding sulfite exporter TauE/SafE family protein yields MGLFSLMSPQDFCLALVVAFVAGWVKGMVGFAMPMVLVSGLSMMLPPELALAGLILPTLVTNGLQALREGLPAAAASVRKFKVFLSVGLVCLLASAQLINILSPKAFLLILGAPVSFFALMQLLGLKLTLQAPSMRVEAMVGAVAGAVGGISGVWGPPTVAYLTALNTPKKDQMRVQGVIYGLGAVALIVAHLGSGILRTDTAVFSALLIIPALVGMRGGQFLQDRIDQAQFRKLTLLVLLIAGLNLLRRGLLG; encoded by the coding sequence ATGGGACTGTTTTCACTTATGTCGCCGCAGGATTTCTGTCTGGCTTTGGTCGTTGCCTTCGTCGCGGGCTGGGTCAAAGGCATGGTCGGTTTTGCCATGCCAATGGTGCTTGTTTCTGGTCTTAGCATGATGCTGCCGCCTGAGCTGGCGCTGGCAGGTCTAATCTTGCCCACGCTGGTGACCAATGGGCTGCAGGCCTTGCGGGAAGGTTTACCTGCGGCGGCGGCGTCAGTTCGAAAGTTCAAGGTATTTCTGAGCGTTGGACTGGTCTGTCTATTGGCCAGCGCGCAGCTGATCAACATCTTGTCGCCCAAGGCATTTCTGCTGATCTTAGGCGCACCAGTTTCGTTCTTCGCTCTGATGCAACTACTGGGGCTGAAACTGACGCTGCAAGCGCCCTCAATGCGGGTTGAGGCTATGGTGGGTGCGGTGGCCGGTGCTGTCGGCGGCATCTCGGGCGTGTGGGGACCACCAACCGTGGCCTATCTGACAGCCTTGAATACACCGAAGAAGGATCAGATGCGGGTACAGGGCGTGATATACGGTCTGGGCGCCGTGGCGCTTATTGTGGCGCATCTGGGTTCGGGTATTCTAAGGACTGACACCGCGGTGTTCTCAGCGCTGCTGATTATCCCTGCCTTGGTGGGAATGCGTGGGGGTCAGTTTCTGCAGGATCGTATCGATCAGGCACAGTTCCGCAAACTCACTCTGCTTGTACTGCTGATTGCGGGGCTGAACCTGCTGCGCAGGGGTCTTTTGGGTTAA